One window of the Lynx canadensis isolate LIC74 chromosome D3, mLynCan4.pri.v2, whole genome shotgun sequence genome contains the following:
- the RSRC2 gene encoding arginine/serine-rich coiled-coil protein 2 isoform X1: MAASDTERDGLAPEKTSPDRDKKKEQSDVSISPRASKHHYSRSRSRSRERKRKSDNEGRKHRSRSRSKEARRHESKDKSSKKHKSEEHNDKEHSSDKGRERLNSSENGEDRHKRKERKSSRGRSHSRSRSRERRHRSRSRERKKSRSRSRERKKSRSRSRERKKSRSRSRERKRRIRSRSRSRSRHRHRSRSRSRTRSRSRDRKKRIEKPRRFSRSLSRTPSPPPFRGRNTAMDAQEALARRLERAKKLQEQREKEMVEKQKQQEIAAAAAATGGSVLNVAALLASGTQVTPQIAMAAQMAALQAKALAETGIAVPSYYNPAAVNPMKFAEQEKKRKMLWQGKKEGDKSQSAEIWEKLNFGNKDQNVKFRKLMGIKSEDEAGCSSVDEESYKTLKQQEEVFRNLDAQYEMARSQTHTQRGMGLGFTSSMRGMDAV, encoded by the exons GCTAGTGACACAGAGCGAGATGGACTAGCCCCAGAAAAGACATCCCCAGatagagataagaaaaaagagCAGTCAGATGTATCTATTTCTCCTAGAGCCTCAAAACATCATTACTCAAGATCACGATCAAGgtcaagagaaagaaaacgaaAGTCAG ataatgaaggaagaaaacacaggagccGGAGCAGAAGCAAAGAG GCAAGAAGACATGAATCCAAAGATAAATCATCTAAGAAACACAAGTCTGAGGAACATAATGACAAAGAACATTCTTCTGATAAAGGAAGAGAACGACTAAATTCATCTGAAAATGGCGAGGACAGACACAaacggaaagaaagaaagtcatcAAGAGGCAGAAGTCACTCAAGATCTAGGTCTCGTGAAAG GCGTCATCGTAGTAGAAGCAGAGAGCGGAAGAAGTCTCGATCCAGGAGTAGGGAGCGGAAGAAGTCAAGatccagaagcagagagaggaagaaatcaaGATCCAGAAGCCGGGAAAGAAAACGTCGGATCCGATCTCGATCCCGTTCAAGATCAAGACACAGGCATAGAAGCAGAAGCAGGAGTAGGACAAGGAGTAGAAGTCG agatagaaagaagaGAATTGAAAAACCAAGAAGATTTAGCAGAAGTTTAAGCCGAACTCCCAGTCCACCTCCCTTCAGAGGCAGAAACACAGCAATGGATGCACAAGAAGCTTTAGCTAGGAG GTTGGAAAGGGCAAAGAAATTACAAGAACAGCgagaaaaagaaatggttgaaaaacaaaaacaacaagaaatagCTGcag CAGCTGCAGCCACCGGAGGTTCTGTTCTCAATGTTGCTGCCTTGTTGGCATCAGGAACGCAAGTTACCCCTCAGATAGCTATGGCAGCTCAGATGGCTGCCCTGCAGGCTAAAGCTTTGGCAGAGACCGGAATAGCTGTACCTAGCTATTACAACCCAGCAGCTGTGAATCCAATGAAATTTgctgaacaagagaaaaaaaggaaaatgctctgGCAGGGCAAGAAAGAAGGG GACAAATCCCAGTCTGCCGAAATATGGGAAAAActgaattttggaaacaaggaCCAAAATGTCAAGTTCAGGAAACTAATGGGTATTAAG AGCGAAGATGAAGCTGGATGTAGCTCAGTTGATGAAGAAAGTTACAAGACTTTGAAGCAACAGGAAGAAGTATTTAGAAATCTAGATGCTCAGTATGAAATGGCAAGATCACAGACCCACACACAAAGAGGAATGGGATTGGGTTTCACATCATCAATGCGAGGAATGGATGCAGTTTGA
- the RSRC2 gene encoding arginine/serine-rich coiled-coil protein 2 isoform X3, with protein MIRTNFFLKQARRHESKDKSSKKHKSEEHNDKEHSSDKGRERLNSSENGEDRHKRKERKSSRGRSHSRSRSRERRHRSRSRERKKSRSRSRERKKSRSRSRERKKSRSRSRERKRRIRSRSRSRSRHRHRSRSRSRTRSRSRDRKKRIEKPRRFSRSLSRTPSPPPFRGRNTAMDAQEALARRLERAKKLQEQREKEMVEKQKQQEIAAAAAATGGSVLNVAALLASGTQVTPQIAMAAQMAALQAKALAETGIAVPSYYNPAAVNPMKFAEQEKKRKMLWQGKKEGDKSQSAEIWEKLNFGNKDQNVKFRKLMGIKSEDEAGCSSVDEESYKTLKQQEEVFRNLDAQYEMARSQTHTQRGMGLGFTSSMRGMDAV; from the exons ATGATAAG AACCAACTTCTTCTTAAAACAGGCAAGAAGACATGAATCCAAAGATAAATCATCTAAGAAACACAAGTCTGAGGAACATAATGACAAAGAACATTCTTCTGATAAAGGAAGAGAACGACTAAATTCATCTGAAAATGGCGAGGACAGACACAaacggaaagaaagaaagtcatcAAGAGGCAGAAGTCACTCAAGATCTAGGTCTCGTGAAAG GCGTCATCGTAGTAGAAGCAGAGAGCGGAAGAAGTCTCGATCCAGGAGTAGGGAGCGGAAGAAGTCAAGatccagaagcagagagaggaagaaatcaaGATCCAGAAGCCGGGAAAGAAAACGTCGGATCCGATCTCGATCCCGTTCAAGATCAAGACACAGGCATAGAAGCAGAAGCAGGAGTAGGACAAGGAGTAGAAGTCG agatagaaagaagaGAATTGAAAAACCAAGAAGATTTAGCAGAAGTTTAAGCCGAACTCCCAGTCCACCTCCCTTCAGAGGCAGAAACACAGCAATGGATGCACAAGAAGCTTTAGCTAGGAG GTTGGAAAGGGCAAAGAAATTACAAGAACAGCgagaaaaagaaatggttgaaaaacaaaaacaacaagaaatagCTGcag CAGCTGCAGCCACCGGAGGTTCTGTTCTCAATGTTGCTGCCTTGTTGGCATCAGGAACGCAAGTTACCCCTCAGATAGCTATGGCAGCTCAGATGGCTGCCCTGCAGGCTAAAGCTTTGGCAGAGACCGGAATAGCTGTACCTAGCTATTACAACCCAGCAGCTGTGAATCCAATGAAATTTgctgaacaagagaaaaaaaggaaaatgctctgGCAGGGCAAGAAAGAAGGG GACAAATCCCAGTCTGCCGAAATATGGGAAAAActgaattttggaaacaaggaCCAAAATGTCAAGTTCAGGAAACTAATGGGTATTAAG AGCGAAGATGAAGCTGGATGTAGCTCAGTTGATGAAGAAAGTTACAAGACTTTGAAGCAACAGGAAGAAGTATTTAGAAATCTAGATGCTCAGTATGAAATGGCAAGATCACAGACCCACACACAAAGAGGAATGGGATTGGGTTTCACATCATCAATGCGAGGAATGGATGCAGTTTGA
- the RSRC2 gene encoding arginine/serine-rich coiled-coil protein 2 isoform X2, giving the protein MAASDTERDGLAPEKTSPDRDKKKEQSDVSISPRASKHHYSRSRSRSRERKRKSDNEGRKHRSRSRSKEARRHESKDKSSKKHKSEEHNDKEHSSDKGRERLNSSENGEDRHKRKERKSSRGRSHSRSRSRERRHRSRSRERKKSRSRSRERKKSRSRSRERKKSRSRSRERKRRIRSRSRSRSRHRHRSRSRSRTRSRSRDRKKRIEKPRRFSRSLSRTPSPPPFRGRNTAMDAQEALARRLERAKKLQEQREKEMVEKQKQQEIAAAAATGGSVLNVAALLASGTQVTPQIAMAAQMAALQAKALAETGIAVPSYYNPAAVNPMKFAEQEKKRKMLWQGKKEGDKSQSAEIWEKLNFGNKDQNVKFRKLMGIKSEDEAGCSSVDEESYKTLKQQEEVFRNLDAQYEMARSQTHTQRGMGLGFTSSMRGMDAV; this is encoded by the exons GCTAGTGACACAGAGCGAGATGGACTAGCCCCAGAAAAGACATCCCCAGatagagataagaaaaaagagCAGTCAGATGTATCTATTTCTCCTAGAGCCTCAAAACATCATTACTCAAGATCACGATCAAGgtcaagagaaagaaaacgaaAGTCAG ataatgaaggaagaaaacacaggagccGGAGCAGAAGCAAAGAG GCAAGAAGACATGAATCCAAAGATAAATCATCTAAGAAACACAAGTCTGAGGAACATAATGACAAAGAACATTCTTCTGATAAAGGAAGAGAACGACTAAATTCATCTGAAAATGGCGAGGACAGACACAaacggaaagaaagaaagtcatcAAGAGGCAGAAGTCACTCAAGATCTAGGTCTCGTGAAAG GCGTCATCGTAGTAGAAGCAGAGAGCGGAAGAAGTCTCGATCCAGGAGTAGGGAGCGGAAGAAGTCAAGatccagaagcagagagaggaagaaatcaaGATCCAGAAGCCGGGAAAGAAAACGTCGGATCCGATCTCGATCCCGTTCAAGATCAAGACACAGGCATAGAAGCAGAAGCAGGAGTAGGACAAGGAGTAGAAGTCG agatagaaagaagaGAATTGAAAAACCAAGAAGATTTAGCAGAAGTTTAAGCCGAACTCCCAGTCCACCTCCCTTCAGAGGCAGAAACACAGCAATGGATGCACAAGAAGCTTTAGCTAGGAG GTTGGAAAGGGCAAAGAAATTACAAGAACAGCgagaaaaagaaatggttgaaaaacaaaaacaacaagaaatagCTGcag CTGCAGCCACCGGAGGTTCTGTTCTCAATGTTGCTGCCTTGTTGGCATCAGGAACGCAAGTTACCCCTCAGATAGCTATGGCAGCTCAGATGGCTGCCCTGCAGGCTAAAGCTTTGGCAGAGACCGGAATAGCTGTACCTAGCTATTACAACCCAGCAGCTGTGAATCCAATGAAATTTgctgaacaagagaaaaaaaggaaaatgctctgGCAGGGCAAGAAAGAAGGG GACAAATCCCAGTCTGCCGAAATATGGGAAAAActgaattttggaaacaaggaCCAAAATGTCAAGTTCAGGAAACTAATGGGTATTAAG AGCGAAGATGAAGCTGGATGTAGCTCAGTTGATGAAGAAAGTTACAAGACTTTGAAGCAACAGGAAGAAGTATTTAGAAATCTAGATGCTCAGTATGAAATGGCAAGATCACAGACCCACACACAAAGAGGAATGGGATTGGGTTTCACATCATCAATGCGAGGAATGGATGCAGTTTGA
- the RSRC2 gene encoding arginine/serine-rich coiled-coil protein 2 isoform X4, producing the protein MIRTNFFLKQARRHESKDKSSKKHKSEEHNDKEHSSDKGRERLNSSENGEDRHKRKERKSSRGRSHSRSRSRERRHRSRSRERKKSRSRSRERKKSRSRSRERKKSRSRSRERKRRIRSRSRSRSRHRHRSRSRSRTRSRSRDRKKRIEKPRRFSRSLSRTPSPPPFRGRNTAMDAQEALARRLERAKKLQEQREKEMVEKQKQQEIAAAAATGGSVLNVAALLASGTQVTPQIAMAAQMAALQAKALAETGIAVPSYYNPAAVNPMKFAEQEKKRKMLWQGKKEGDKSQSAEIWEKLNFGNKDQNVKFRKLMGIKSEDEAGCSSVDEESYKTLKQQEEVFRNLDAQYEMARSQTHTQRGMGLGFTSSMRGMDAV; encoded by the exons ATGATAAG AACCAACTTCTTCTTAAAACAGGCAAGAAGACATGAATCCAAAGATAAATCATCTAAGAAACACAAGTCTGAGGAACATAATGACAAAGAACATTCTTCTGATAAAGGAAGAGAACGACTAAATTCATCTGAAAATGGCGAGGACAGACACAaacggaaagaaagaaagtcatcAAGAGGCAGAAGTCACTCAAGATCTAGGTCTCGTGAAAG GCGTCATCGTAGTAGAAGCAGAGAGCGGAAGAAGTCTCGATCCAGGAGTAGGGAGCGGAAGAAGTCAAGatccagaagcagagagaggaagaaatcaaGATCCAGAAGCCGGGAAAGAAAACGTCGGATCCGATCTCGATCCCGTTCAAGATCAAGACACAGGCATAGAAGCAGAAGCAGGAGTAGGACAAGGAGTAGAAGTCG agatagaaagaagaGAATTGAAAAACCAAGAAGATTTAGCAGAAGTTTAAGCCGAACTCCCAGTCCACCTCCCTTCAGAGGCAGAAACACAGCAATGGATGCACAAGAAGCTTTAGCTAGGAG GTTGGAAAGGGCAAAGAAATTACAAGAACAGCgagaaaaagaaatggttgaaaaacaaaaacaacaagaaatagCTGcag CTGCAGCCACCGGAGGTTCTGTTCTCAATGTTGCTGCCTTGTTGGCATCAGGAACGCAAGTTACCCCTCAGATAGCTATGGCAGCTCAGATGGCTGCCCTGCAGGCTAAAGCTTTGGCAGAGACCGGAATAGCTGTACCTAGCTATTACAACCCAGCAGCTGTGAATCCAATGAAATTTgctgaacaagagaaaaaaaggaaaatgctctgGCAGGGCAAGAAAGAAGGG GACAAATCCCAGTCTGCCGAAATATGGGAAAAActgaattttggaaacaaggaCCAAAATGTCAAGTTCAGGAAACTAATGGGTATTAAG AGCGAAGATGAAGCTGGATGTAGCTCAGTTGATGAAGAAAGTTACAAGACTTTGAAGCAACAGGAAGAAGTATTTAGAAATCTAGATGCTCAGTATGAAATGGCAAGATCACAGACCCACACACAAAGAGGAATGGGATTGGGTTTCACATCATCAATGCGAGGAATGGATGCAGTTTGA